A genomic segment from Sciurus carolinensis chromosome 1, mSciCar1.2, whole genome shotgun sequence encodes:
- the Sprr1b gene encoding cornifin-B has product MNSQQQKQPCTPPAQLQEQQVKQPCQPPPEEPCVPKTKEPCHPKAPEPCHPKAPEPCHPKAPEPCHPKAPEPCHPKAPEPCPSTVTPVPAQLKTKQK; this is encoded by the coding sequence ATGAATTcccagcagcagaagcagccTTGCACCCCACCTGCTCAGCTTCAGGAGCAGCAGGTGAAACAGCCTTGCCAGCCTCCTCCTGAGGAACCATGTGTTCCCAAAACCAAGGAGCCCTGTCACCCTAAGGCTCCTGAGCCCTGCCACCCCAAGGCTCCTGAGCCCTGCCACCCCAAGGCTCCTGAGCCCTGCCACCCCAAGGCCCCTGAGCCCTGCCACCCCAAGGCCCCTGAGCCCTGCCCCTCAACAGTCACTCCAGTGCCAGCTCAACTGAAGACAAAGCAGAAGTAA
- the Sprr3 gene encoding small proline-rich protein 3, with translation MSSYQQKQPFVPPPQLQEQQVKQPSQPPPQGPLVPIITEPCHPNVPQPGNTKTPEPGCTKVTQPGSTVVPQPGCTVVPQPGSTVVPQPGSTVVPQPGYTKVPQPGSTVVPQPGCTVVPQPSCTVAPQPGYTSVPQPGCTAVPQPGYTNVPQPGYTKVPEPSPSKVTAGPAQQKTKQK, from the coding sequence ATGAGTTCCTACCAGCAGAAGCAGCCCTTTGTCCCACCCCCTCAACTTCAAGAGCAGCAAGTGAAGCAACCCTCCCAGCCTCCACCTCAAGGACCACTTGTTCCCATAATCACGGAGCCATGCCACCCCAATGTTCCTCAACCTGGGAATACCAAGACTCCAGAGCCAGGCTGCACCAAGGTCACTCAGCCAGGCTCCACTGTGGTTCCTCAACCAGGCTGCACTGTGGTCCCCCAGCCAGGTTCCACTGTGGTCCCTCAGCCAGGATCCACTGTGGTTCCTCAACCAGGCTACACCAAGGTCCCTCAGCCAGGTTCCACTGTGGTCCCTCAACCAGGCTGCACTGTGGTTCCTCAGCCCAGCTGCACTGTGGCCCCTCAGCCAGGCTACACCAGTGTCCCTCAGCCAGGTTGCACTGCGGTCCCTCAGCCAGGCTACACCAATGTCCCTCAGCCAGGCTACACCAAGGTTCCTGAGCCTTCCCCCTCAAAAGTCACTGCAGGCCCAGCTCAGCAGAAGACCAAGCAGAAGTGA